The Sphingomonas naphthae nucleotide sequence TGGACATTATCGTTCTCCGGTAATCGGGATCAATGGACGGTGACGTTGCCCTTGTAATCGAGCGCGACGTTCACCTTGCCGCCGTCCTTGGTGGCCGTTCCCTGCCAGACGCCATTCTTGTTTTTCGCCAGCCCGCTTACGTTCGCGTAGCCGGCCTTTTCGATCCGACCGCGCGCCTGCGACTCCGTGAAGGAGTTGCGCCCCTTCGCCGCCATCGTGGTCGTGTGCGCGGTGGCATCCTTGACCGCGGGATTGTGCGAGCTTGTGTCGGCCTGGGCGAAGGCGCCCGTTGCCAGCGTGGTCGCCATTGCGGCGACCAGGATCTTCCTGTGCATCTTTCTCTCCTGTGACTCGCGTTCCATTGTCGCGAGCTCGACGGCCCAACGATCGACAGGCGGGAACGGCGCCTAAGCAAAGCTACCGATGAATTTATGCGTCAGCGGCCGATCAGCGAACCGATCCGCGACGAACCAGATTGATGATCGCGAGCAGGACGATGGCGCCCAGCAGCGAGACCAGGATCGTCTGGATGTTGATGACGCCGCTCGTGATCGGCGCGCCGCCGATCAGCGGCGTGACGACGAAGCCTGCGATGAGCGCGCCCACGATGCCGACCACGACATTCAGAATGATGCCCTGCTGACCATCTGTCCGCATGATCATGCTGGCGACCCATCCGATGAGTCCGCCGACGACGAGAAGGATGATGAGACCCATGGTGTCCTCCATTTCCCCGAAGCGTGCAGCGGGATGCCGCGCGCTGTTGGTTGGTTAGGTCGCATCAACAGTCATGCGTCGGGGACGTTCATTGCAGCTCCGAAGCCGCGGCCGGCGGCTTGATCCTCCTGTCACGGCGCTATTGGTAGATTTGTCGCGCAGCTGGGGCTGCCAATGGGGAACGCACACGCTCCTCGAACCTTGACGCCGCATGACCGATGATTTCATCGAACGGCCGCGTTCCCCGACGCTTCATCACCTTGAGCAGCTGATGTCGGGGCTCACTGCCGGGGTGATCCTCGTCGATCCTTCTGGCGTGCTCGTAAACGCCAACGCCGCCGCGTTGCGGATGCACGGTGTTGCGACACTGCAGGATCTGGGCACCACCGCCGACGATTACTGCCAGCGCTTCTGCCTGCGCTACCGAAACCACAACCGTCTGACGAAGCGCGAATATCCGATCATGCGAATGCTGGCGGGGGAGAGCTTTCCCGACCTGGTCGTGGAGGTCGCACCGATCGGGACCAACGAGCCGCGCTGGACGCATGCGGTCCACGACGTGGTGATGGACGAAGATGGGGGCGAGCCCGACTGCCTGGCGCTGGTCATCCAGGACGTATCCGAACGCTATGACGCCGAAGCGCGGTTCGAATCGATGTTTCAGGCGAACCCTGCACCCGCGCTCATCCTACGGCTCTCGGATCAGCGCTTCATCCGCGTCAATGCGGGCTTCGCCGATCTGTGCAGTTGCCCGCGCGATGCGATCGAAGGCCGCCATCTGCGCGATCTGGACATTCTCGCGCATGCGGACCGCCATGCATTTGTTGCGGAGCGTCTCGCAAGCGGCGCTACGATACCGCAAGTCGAGTCCGAGCTGCCGCTTCCCGATGGTTCGACACGGCTTGTCATCTTCGCGGGACAGCCGATCGAGGTTGCCGATCAGCCCTGCATGCTGTTCACGTTCGCCGATCTGGAGCCGCGGCGTAAGGCTGAGCACGCTCTCAGATCGAGCGAGCATCGCTCGACGACCATGTTCCGTCTGGCGCCGGTTGCGATGGCGGTGACTTCCGGAGCCGAAAACCGCATCGCCGAGGTCAACGAGGCGTTCGAGCGCATGT carries:
- a CDS encoding GlsB/YeaQ/YmgE family stress response membrane protein, which encodes MGLIILLVVGGLIGWVASMIMRTDGQQGIILNVVVGIVGALIAGFVVTPLIGGAPITSGVINIQTILVSLLGAIVLLAIINLVRRGSVR
- a CDS encoding PAS domain S-box protein codes for the protein MTDDFIERPRSPTLHHLEQLMSGLTAGVILVDPSGVLVNANAAALRMHGVATLQDLGTTADDYCQRFCLRYRNHNRLTKREYPIMRMLAGESFPDLVVEVAPIGTNEPRWTHAVHDVVMDEDGGEPDCLALVIQDVSERYDAEARFESMFQANPAPALILRLSDQRFIRVNAGFADLCSCPRDAIEGRHLRDLDILAHADRHAFVAERLASGATIPQVESELPLPDGSTRLVIFAGQPIEVADQPCMLFTFADLEPRRKAEHALRSSEHRSTTMFRLAPVAMAVTSGAENRIAEVNEAFERMSGFATGELIGRSVDDFQLWNDAALRRSIEEEIERRGGVRTCDVRVLPKDGDPVDCLVSAEAIDVRGERCVLWLYQDVTSRRHSELELVQAIDAVMKDASWFSRSIMDKLATLRGPGGATAPAVAELSKREREVLELLCEGLDDKAIASQLDLSGNTVRNHVSRLYAKIGVNRRSAAVIWARERGIGGRAGEPR